One window of the Psilocybe cubensis strain MGC-MH-2018 chromosome 12, whole genome shotgun sequence genome contains the following:
- a CDS encoding Peroxidase 2, which yields MATQQPVSAQPPALKLDNIQGDILSGLPKKTETMYFFQIKDALKFRRDLVSFVPLVKSVAQVLKDRKEIDEHKKGHGQGYGHGHSVRPHLIPMVGVNISFSHIGFKTLDIDDKKLHDTAFLRGQRLDAGRSLGDKGTGTGDSFVPDWDEPFKQDIHGVIIVTGDSHATVNKTLHDIENIFGVGSNNASIVEVTSVRGDARPGNLSAHEHFGYLDGVSNPALIGFDTNPPPGPAPIRPGVIVLGHDGDPNVTDRDGWMVDGSFLVFRYLFQKVPEFDDFVERNKLKVPGLTEKENADLLGARLVGRWKSGAPLDLAPFKDDPELGADPQRNNNFQFSAELNFQKLCPFAAHVRKTLPRADLESLGFSTERNRIMRRGIQFGPEVTKKERADKKTYHGRGLVFACYQSSITNGFQFIQQSWVNNPTFPFGETTPEVPGVDPLLGSGPNRKLSGVDPNNPSFELVLDDEWVIPRGGEYFFTPSIKGLSDAIALAA from the exons ATGGCTACGCAACAACCAGTCTCAGCCCAACCACCTGCACTAAAGCTCGACAATATCCAAGGGGATATCCT GAGTGGATTGCCCAAGAAGACAGAAACCATGTACTTCTTCCAAATCAAGGACGCCCTCAAATTCCGTCGAGATCTTGTATCATTCGTGCCGCTGGTCAAGAGTGTCGCCCAGGTACTCAAAGATCGCAAGGAAATCGACGAGCACAAGAAGGGACATGGCCAGGGATATGGTCATGGTCACAGTGTCAGACCTCACCTCATCCCTATGGTTGGCGTCAATATATCTTTCTCTCACATTGGTTTTAAGACG CTCGACATCGACGATAAAAAACTGCACGATACAGCGTTTCTCCGTGGTCAACGACTAGATGCTGGACGAAGCCTTGGTGACAAGGGTACTGGAACTGGGGACAGTTTCGTCCCTGACTGGGACGAGCCTTTCAAGCAAGATATCCATGGTGTCATCATAGTGACAGGTGATAGCCATGCCACTGTAAACAAGACTCTTCACGACATCGAGAATATATTCGGCGTTGGAAGCAACAACGCTTCCATTGTTGAAGTGACCTCTGTTCGTGGTGATGCTCGACCAGGAAACCTATCCGCCCATGAACA TTTCGGATACCTTGATGGAGTGTCCAATCCAGCGCTCATTGGGTTCGACACAAACCCTCCTCCAGGACCTGCTCCCATCCGTCCTGGCGTTATTGTCCTTGGCCACGACGGGGACCCCAACGTAACGGACCGTGATGGTTGGATGGTAGACGGCagcttcctcgtcttccgtTACCTCTTCCAGAAAGTACCAGAGTTTGACGACTTTGTAGAACGAAACAAGCTTAAAGTCCCGGGCCTTACCGAGAAAGAGAATGCCGACCTCTTAGGCGCTCGCTTAGTTGGACGCTGGAAGAGCG GTGCACCACTAGACCTAGCACCCTTCAAGGATGACCCAGAACTTGGCGCCGACCCCCAGCG AAACAATAACTTCCAATTCTCGGCAGAACTTAACTTCCAGAAACTTTGCCCATTCGCAGCACACGTCCGCAAGACCCTTCCGCGGGCTGACCTGGAGAGTCTAGGATTTTCTACCGAGAGGAACCGCATCATGCGCCGCGGAATTCAATTTGGGCCTGAGGTTACCAAGAAGGAGAGGGCGGACAAGAAGACGTACCACGGTCGCGGACTCGTATTCGCTTGCTACCAGAGTAGCATCACGAATGGCTTCCAGTTCATCCAGCAAA GTTGGGTCAACAATCCAACGTTCCCCTTCGGAGAGACCACTCCAGAGGTTCCTGG TGTCGATCCGCTCCTTGGGAGTGGTCCTAATCGCAAGCTTTCTGGTGTTGACCCAAATAATCCTTCATTTGAGCTCGTACTCGACGATGAATGGGTTATTCCTCGTGGGGGAGAATACTTCTTTACCCCATCCATCAAAGGGCTGAGTGACGCCATTGCGTTGGCCGCCTAA